In the Methanococcoides methylutens genome, one interval contains:
- a CDS encoding gamma-glutamylcyclotransferase family protein, translated as MSLLFVYGTLKTGYRNHHLLGDSVLVSEVCTKARFRMLDMQDFPGVVMGDPLSRICGELFVVDDETLDSIDDLEGKWFFREEVLLDNGSKAGMYFLSPDVQHERYSVIDSGLWNNNDEN; from the coding sequence ATGAGCCTTTTATTTGTTTACGGGACTTTAAAAACTGGATATCGTAACCATCATCTACTTGGAGATTCTGTTCTTGTATCTGAGGTCTGTACAAAAGCGAGATTTCGTATGTTGGACATGCAGGATTTTCCCGGTGTGGTGATGGGTGATCCCCTATCAAGGATTTGTGGCGAGCTTTTTGTTGTGGATGATGAAACATTGGATTCCATAGATGATCTTGAAGGCAAATGGTTCTTCAGGGAAGAAGTATTGTTGGATAATGGTTCTAAAGCAGGAATGTATTTCCTTTCACCGGATGTTCAACATGAAAGATACTCTGTAATAGATTCAGGTCTCTGGAATAATAATGATGAAAATTGA
- a CDS encoding TatD family nuclease-associated radical SAM protein — translation MTEDEFDGSLANVGTICYEAHGNLYLNITNRCSASCVFCIRDGSDGVYGYDLRLKKEPSVEDILGKLGSIDLSKYREVVFTGFGEATLRFDVLLEVTHWLKGRGVKIRLDTNGHAQLLYPERNVVAELKEAGLDEVSVSLNAESESKYNELCRPAFEGSYNAMLDFTRDAIAAGILTRMTVVGFNDIDIEKCEKVALDIGAAFHVR, via the coding sequence ATGACAGAAGACGAATTTGATGGATCTCTCGCTAATGTTGGTACTATTTGCTATGAAGCACATGGTAACCTGTATCTTAATATAACCAATAGGTGCAGCGCAAGTTGTGTTTTCTGCATACGCGATGGCTCTGATGGTGTTTACGGTTACGACCTTCGCCTCAAAAAAGAGCCTTCTGTCGAAGATATACTGGGTAAGCTGGGGTCGATCGATCTGAGTAAATACCGGGAAGTGGTATTTACAGGGTTTGGCGAGGCAACGCTTCGTTTTGATGTCCTGCTGGAGGTCACTCACTGGCTCAAGGGACGTGGCGTAAAGATAAGGCTTGATACCAATGGCCATGCCCAGTTGCTTTATCCTGAAAGGAATGTTGTGGCTGAGTTGAAAGAAGCAGGTCTTGATGAGGTGTCTGTGAGCCTTAATGCAGAATCCGAAAGTAAATATAATGAGTTGTGCAGACCTGCTTTTGAGGGTTCCTATAATGCTATGCTGGATTTCACAAGAGATGCCATTGCAGCGGGAATTCTAACTCGTATGACAGTTGTGGGTTTCAATGACATCGATATTGAAAAATGTGAAAAGGTAGCACTTGATATTGGTGCTGCTTTCCATGTAAGGTAA
- the engB gene encoding GTP-binding protein EngB, with the protein MKKEQGFEKAKFEIILSGRSNVGKSSIIRELTGKKVKIGKRPGVTLKPAHSLRSDLLITDLPGFGFMSGVKDRKQDIVKDQIVRYIEDNADRIKIAVLVTDAVSFIDVVERWESRNQIPIDIEMFDLFNELGFDTIVAINKMDRIKDVEQQERLDGIVEKLGLTPPWDQWNYIIAPTSAKKGDIKTLKGLIRKRLHDIKRDDLFKYI; encoded by the coding sequence ATGAAAAAAGAACAAGGATTTGAAAAAGCTAAATTCGAGATAATACTCTCGGGAAGATCAAATGTTGGAAAATCATCCATCATACGAGAGCTTACGGGTAAAAAAGTGAAAATCGGCAAACGTCCGGGAGTTACATTAAAACCCGCCCATAGCCTGCGTTCTGATCTGTTAATTACGGATCTTCCCGGATTCGGGTTCATGAGCGGTGTGAAAGACCGAAAGCAGGACATCGTGAAGGACCAGATCGTACGTTACATAGAGGATAATGCTGACAGAATAAAGATAGCAGTCCTTGTCACTGACGCAGTTTCATTTATAGATGTGGTCGAACGCTGGGAAAGCCGCAATCAGATACCTATAGACATCGAAATGTTCGATCTATTCAATGAACTTGGATTTGATACCATTGTCGCCATAAACAAGATGGATCGAATAAAGGACGTAGAACAGCAAGAGAGACTTGATGGCATCGTTGAAAAGCTTGGCCTGACTCCTCCTTGGGACCAGTGGAATTACATAATTGCACCAACAAGTGCAAAAAAAGGAGACATCAAAACACTTAAAGGACTAATCAGAAAGCGACTTCACGATATTAAGAGAGATGACCTTTTCAAATATATCTGA